TGGCTAAATGCGTAAAGAATGTACGTAAAGAAACATCTTCGGTATGAACAACGGTCCCAGAATCGCCACCAAAGTTACCCATCTGTCCACCGCCAGAAATTTTACCATCATTTTCTGAAGGGTTTAATTTGGAGTAAAGGAAACGAGCTTGGGACTTACCCTCATCACATGTGACATATCTTGGTAACGGAAATCTGTCCGCAATGAGTGCTGCAGCTTCTTCCTTTGCACCATCAATCATTTCGTAAACACCAGGATATTCATCTCTAGGGTAATTGGCATCTCTCCACTCTGCTGCAATATTACCAAAGTAAATGACTGTGTAAAAGAACGCATCTAACAAAAGAACAGAATCAGGGGTTAACGAAGCAGAGTCCAATAAAACAGGTTCAGGCTCAGAACCATCTGCCTTAAATCTAACCAAGGTTGGTTGAATCATAACCAAGGAGTCTCTAACATCTGCCCTTAATAGAGTATGGTGGTAGAATGCGGTTTCGTCAGGTGAACAGTTAAATACTTGTAGGAACTGCGATCTTCTTAGATGATAAATAAACTGTGGTAATAACGAGAATTTATGAGACAATCTGAAACTCGAGGCATCGTTTTTGGCATAATCACCGAATGCCGAACATAACTTAACCAAAGATTTGTCGATCCATCTTAGCAAATCTGAATATTCACCTCCATTTTCTAGCTTATAAACAACCAGCCTTGCATATAAAACAGCTGCGGCTTCCTGATCGAAGGAACTTGACAGCTCACCTTTATTAGACGTTAATCTGTTCATTGTAGTAACTCTGGTCCTATAAGTACCGTCCGTATGTCTATACGTTGTTTGAAACTGGATGTAAACTTCAGGGACAAACTGAGATCTTTGCTCTGCGGCACCAACAGtttgaatatcaaaaaatacagCGTAAGTATGTTTCGGCGAGATTGAACACATCTTCCATTGGTTAGTTTTACCATCACCAACTTGAATGTCAGAGACGTTCTCACCATCTTTTTTCAGAGATTGACAATGTCCAATGACACCAGCGACTTTTAGTTTTGGAGAAGTGAAAACCTCCAACTTACCATCGAAGTATGTTAGAGGATAGCCTTCTTCATCCTTATTAAAGGTTGCCAAAAAGGAGTTTTTAAAGATAGATGTCTGGAAAGAATCAGTAACAACCAACACACCTCCAGTTTTGTTACTTAGGTGTCTCATTTCATAAATACCAACTTGATCATAACAACCAGCAAATATATCCACACTGAATGTTGTAGTCGAGGAGTTGTCAAAGAACTTATCGTTTGAATCTCTGTTGATACCTATTGCCTTCGTTGCAAGCTTCTTATAGAACTTAACAGCCTCTTTGTAATGTTTTGCTGAACCTTTTTCGATATCAGAGTGGGATCTTAAAGGCTCTTTCAATTCGGTACCCACAATCTGACCAGGACCAAAAGTACATGCACCTGCtgcaaacaaagaaattttaGCAGCACATTGCACATAGGAACCTTCAGCAAGACAGGACGCAATGTTGAGTGCAGAACCAGTAACTCTTAAGGCCCTATGACCTGGCTTAATGGTCCACTTGGAAACTTCCAAAGCTTCGATTGATTTGACAATCTGCGCCTTGGCGGTTTCATCGGCCAAGGGTAATAAGAACTTATTGATTGTATTGTTGATAGAACCagattgaaattgttgacTCCAAGGTCTTGATGCATTACCTTTAATACCCAATTGTTCTTGCACATCATAAGATTTCAATTCCCTTTTACCCGAAAAGACgtatttctttgaacatGAGGTAAAACTTAATTCATGGACATTGACAACCGAGTCAAAAGTGACcaaaccaaagaaacaaccaGGTGGATGTAAGTCGAGAGAAGCAATCAAAGTATCTTTCAGactcttcaaatcttcagGGTCTTGACATAGATCAATGACATAAATGAAAGCAGGTGGAGGAGGAGGTTGGCTCCGATTTAGGATATATTCCATAGTCGATGCTTGAGGCATCAATTCTATTGGAACATTATCAGCTGATATATTTTGATACTGTGGCGGAAGTTGGTTTCTATTAAAGCAAATTGGACAGGTCCAAGTTCTGTTGTTCATATCGATCTGTGAGAAAACATTCAATGCAGACCTACACTTTCTACACAGTTGTGGATCATAGTTGGCAATTGGAAGATCCTCTCTTGGTAACAAGGGGGTGTATAAACAACCAACTGGAGATGCCATATTTTCGGACTCCAACCTGGTGACAGGGAATGTGTTCCAGTTGAAGCGCACCCCGTCAATGTCCTCTATTTCATATATGTCTGCCATGGGTATGGATCTCTGCTATGCTGGGTCTTGGAGGGAGGGACTTTTCAAATCCAAACAAATTCTCACACGCAATAGCAATATCTGATCAAAGCtatggaaaatggaaacaCCAAACTCATTTTGTTAACACCTGGCAGGAGCGAATCAGTGAGAATGCGAAATTTGGTAGTACACGCCTCATACATGAAATATAAATACTTCCCCTCCTCCTATAATATATTCTTGTGAAGATATCGACGCGTCGTCCGAGTTGGCATTTTCACCACCATCACCACCATCACCACATTCTCCGCCTTTCTTACGACTTGAGTTACTGCCATTAGTGTAATGTCTGTGACTGGCTTCACTCGTCACGGCAACTGGTAACTAGCGATTCACAAGGGTAGATTAAAGTATATTAAAATATAAGTAGGTAAGGACGTATCCtaagaaaagaataagaaaaaataagaataaaagcatataaaataaagacagagaaacaacaacGGACTGCTATTCACCATCAACGAGTTTATCAGCGTAGGACTGTAAATCACCACAACCCTTGCAAGATACTACCCCCACTGCTGTTGGCAATCGCCAGCCTCTTCAAAGCAACCTCTCGTTCTCTTTGAGTGTTCTCCTGTTTTTCCCTGATTGCACTTTGCAGTAACTTACCCACGTCAGCACTGTCAACAACGACACCATTCTCAGAACATTTGGccttttgtttcaattcATCACACAAATTGTCAATATCGAGATCCGTAAATCTAGGATTCGTTGTTATTCTCTCCCAGATTTGTGAACATTTTATCAAGTTTCCGTTAGTGTCAGGAACTGTTTCCTCATCTTCTTTCTTATCAACAACCTTGGAACTGCCAGAATGGATATTTTCCTTACTTGTATTTCCAGCTTGAAGAGCCAAAGGTACCTCAACCTCCTCCTCCCCTTGTGGAATTTTAAgtaattcatcaaatgcattgtcatcaaaatcaacttcaaaatcGTTACTTACAGGGTCAACAAACACAGCCGATGTTGGATCAAGCTGAAACGCAGCTGGATTCTTCGAaatgaagttgttgttgaaatcgTTAGtggaaagaagaaaatccaTTTCATTTTCCCTGTTCGTTGGTATAACCGAAGGTTGCTTATTATCAAAATGcccaaaatcaaaattccaatttggaCTCTCGATATTATCTAAAGAATCAATCCCTTCATTGACTTTTCCATCATTCAGAAAAGGGGTTGAAAAATGACTTGTATCATGGTTCAACACATTCCCTTTAACTTGAGATGGAGGGCTCGGGAACTCTGGAGATGTAACggaagaggaagatgtCATAGACTGGCACGAACTGCCACTATACGTAGTAGGAACATGTTTTGCATCCTTTTCTCTGGTTGGGCCATGAGAGTCCGAATACTCACTTGAAATACTCTGTCCATGTTTCTCCATCTTCCCCCTCGGAATGGGACACGATTTGGAACCGCAAGCAGTACTTAATTCTGTACAAAATATCTGTTCATCGTAATTATCTTTGAAGTCTGCATTGTTTAGCTTGTTAGTCAGTTCTAAGTTGCCAACACTGCTTTCCTTTGGAGTGGTCATTTTAGCCATGTAATCATTGCCAAATGATACTGGGGTATTTGAGTGAACACTTGAGCTCGATGATTCGTAGAAACTACTCTTCCCATCGTTTGAGGTATCCCAAGCCTCCGAAGAGGTATCCAATTTCACCTCAGGAGATACCGACGTGTTGGTATTAATATCAATGCCATGATTCCCATCAATACCTTGTGATCCTTTGACCTGTTTCATCAACGTCAGCACTTGGTGTCTAAGAAGTTCACTTTCATTGGCCAGCAGcatcttctccttctccagCGCCTGCACCTTCTCTTCGAGTTCCTTCATTCTCTTCTCCTTCCGTTCCCTAAATGCTCTTTGGGCAGCTCTATTTTGGGCAGttctcttgttctttggCTCACTTGTGAGAGCCTTGCGACCAGGCTTGCTATGTGGCTTCTCAACTGCAGCATTTTCTTGGGTCTTGGTAGAAGGCATCTTGCGTTGGTTTCTAATGGTTGTAACACGTTTGTatagaaaacaaacaactGATAACAACATTCAACTGAAGGGGCAAAATTGACCCCCCTCCAATACACAAACATCGTGATTACTAATACACCCACACAGCtagggaaaaaaataaaattcaGAGAAAAGACATGGAGATAGCGGACATATTCCTCAATTAGGGATCTGTATTAACCTTAATTATTCTGCCACTGGTAGACTCTACAGGACCTCTCTTATTGGCACCACTATAGGATAAACGGTATACCATATACAAGACAGAGACTTGGCATGCACACCTAAGGGGACAGTCTCCCAGTGGAGAAAGCGCCTGCGTATGTGGAAAAGACTCGCCTACATCGGTCAAAGAACCCCACTTTAAAAGTTCCATATCTCTTGCGAAGAAGCCTCCCAACCAGTTTCTCAAAAGCACTTAGAATGGATAATGCAATTATTGAGGCAAGTATGTGTCTGGATGCGTTGGCAATATTCACATTTTGCAATCTCAATATGCATTTGTTTTGCAAGCGCTGAAATAGTGCTGAGAGCTTCGAGTAGACAAACTTTGCCAACCTGCTCACGTAGTTGCTATTGTTTTCCCTTCCATTTGGATTTGCATTTCTCCTTTTATAGTCGGAGATAAACCCACCGCATGATAATGTTGTTGACCCTGTAAAATTCCGCTGTTCAACATTCTCTAAATTCAGCTTGGTTTTAGAAGAGGTGTCTGTACTGATTTGTCgatatttcaaattcgCCAAttctgttgatattttcaataatgtGTTGTTAATTTCACCTTGccatttgagaaaatctAGTGAGTTAATGTGTTTCTCCACATTGTAGCTGCTCACAGCACAGTTGTCTGTATCTACCACATTGTTAAAATGTTGGATTGAATTGCCTGTTGTCAAATCAGCATGGTGGGAGTCGGTAGGTATATTAGTAGAGGCTTTTGCCAGTGGATTAGAATTGCTGTTATTATAGTTAGTGGCACCAACActgtttttccttgatatACTTACAGAATGATTTCTTGATGGTGGCCGGATCATACTCGGATTGATGCCAGAAGAAGCCATCCTAAATAACGAAACAGCAGGTGATTGCGCCCTCGGTGGGATATTATAGGATGGCGTATTAAACGAGACGCCATTGGTTGGCTGCGGCGGCGGAAGAGTTGTGGCAGAAGTGGTTGTTGCTGTTAGCGTTTGCGTTAAAGAGTCTGGGAGAATCGGTGATCCTAGATGAACAGATTCACCTATGCTCAAGCTCAGATTGTGGTTTTCAAGCATATCCCACATTTCTTGTAATCTATCTCTCAATGGTGATACAATTGGGTATTTTTCCTGTGAGTAGTTGTTTTTGAGTACGTCTAGTAGATATTTACAATATTGTCTTCTTGCTTCTTTCCGTGTTAACCCTTTGAATGCTTTCCAAGCGTTATACTTTCTAACTTCAGAAATGCGATTTCCGTCGGGCTCATTCGAATTGATGTCGCCCTTGGTTGCCTGGCTGTATAAACCATATAAATTTAGACGATCATCTATAGTAGGACGTGGTAAGTTTGACTTTTTGGAGAGATCAGTTAAAGACTTAATCACCAACACGGCCTCGACAAACGCTTTGTCTGTGTTGACTTCCATCTATGTTCAATGTAGAGCTTGGTATAATGACACGCAACACAGTTACTGTTAATGTCACAACAACTGTGAGAAACGATCATTTAGTTTATCACCAAATGCAAAAGTAAACAAGGCGTGATGCAGGGAAAAACCGAGGTGAGGATTTCCAAACTTGAATAACTGATTAAATCTAAGCACGAAATCCTCGAGACGACAAATGCTTTGATTCCAATTAGGTAGCGTAAGACACAgtgaagaacaaaaggaaCTGTATCAATTAATCCAAGGCATTGAGAGCTACTGCTACGAAAATGATTACAATGTCTATTACAAACTACCATCTACAATATTTACAATGTTGGTTACAAAATGTCTACCAAAATTAAGGACCATCCAATTCAATGGAATACCCAAATCTAAATACCAATCACCTAAAGGATCCCAATGACCGAAGCCAAGGTACTGTTTCAAGCAATGgacaaaaagaaatggataTAGGGAACAGGACGGTGAGTAATCGGTAAATTGATCTTGTTTGCATTAAAAATTGATACCAAATATGGGGTAGATTTGGAAACAGAGTGTTGGCAAACTGACTTTATAGCAATTACCTCAACAATGAGAGAATGTTCTCAATTGAAAAGCTTCAAGGTTTCGATTAGTAAAGTGATTAATTGTGAAATTGTATTTATTAGTTTTGTACatagaaaaaaacagaataTTTAATAATAAACTTAGTTTTCTGGGACTGTAGTAAATTTTAAATGGGGGAGTAAATGTTAGTATTAAATTCTGAATGGCTTTACGAAATGAAAacataatttttttcttctttttgaacATACCATCAATTGCACCAGCATCGATAGCTTCAATGATATCGTGAGGTGGCTTGTTGTCAACTCTACAACCAACAGATTGAGCAGTACCTAAGATTTCCTTGGTGACGGAAGCTAAAGTCTTACCGAAAGACTTTTCTCTCATGGTTcttgcaatttcaaagatttcatCTAATGGAATGTTACCAGAGTGCTTGACGttcttgtccttctttCTGTCTCTTGGAGCTTCCTTAAGAGCAGTGATGACTAAGGAAGAAGCAGATGGAACAACAGAAGCAGTAGCTTGTCTGTTTTGGATCTTCAATTGAACAGTGACCTTGATACCCTTGAAGTCCTTGGTTGCCTTTGCAATATCTTCACCAACCTTCTTTGGGGATAAACCAAGAGGACCAATCTTTGGAGCTAAAGCGGAGGAAGCACCAACTTCACCACCGACTGCTCTTAAGTATAAGTATTTAACTTCAGAAGGATCAAACTTTGGAGGCATTGTGTCTTGATTTGTCTGTTGTTAaatatatcattttcagaaaaaCTCTCCTTCCTTCAACAGTTGACATTCAATTGAGATGAAGTTTTTCATCTACAGTCTCCACTCCTACACTCACTCCCTCGCTCCGTAGAATAATTCCAGCATGCTGCAAAGTGTGAAATTCGCTGTGTCAGAGAGTGACTACCCAAAGAGGCAAGTGAGTTTCTTTTCGCAGTCACAGCAGCTAGAATATCtgagaacaaaaaaaggcccaaagtaaaaaaaaaaatgag
The window above is part of the Pichia kudriavzevii chromosome 1, complete sequence genome. Proteins encoded here:
- a CDS encoding uncharacterized protein (PKUD0A01480; similar to Saccharomyces cerevisiae YHR035W; ancestral locus Anc_5.312), yielding MADIYEIEDIDGVRFNWNTFPVTRLESENMASPVGCLYTPLLPREDLPIANYDPQLCRKCRSALNVFSQIDMNNRTWTCPICFNRNQLPPQYQNISADNVPIELMPQASTMEYILNRSQPPPPPAFIYVIDLCQDPEDLKSLKDTLIASLDLHPPGCFFGLVTFDSVVNVHELSFTSCSKKYVFSGKRELKSYDVQEQLGIKGNASRPWSQQFQSGSINNTINKFLLPLADETAKAQIVKSIEALEVSKWTIKPGHRALRVTGSALNIASCLAEGSYVQCAAKISLFAAGACTFGPGQIVGTELKEPLRSHSDIEKGSAKHYKEAVKFYKKLATKAIGINRDSNDKFFDNSSTTTFSVDIFAGCYDQVGIYEMRHLSNKTGGVLVVTDSFQTSIFKNSFLATFNKDEEGYPLTYFDGKLEVFTSPKLKVAGVIGHCQSLKKDGENVSDIQVGDGKTNQWKMCSISPKHTYAVFFDIQTVGAAEQRSQFVPEVYIQFQTTYRHTDGTYRTRVTTMNRLTSNKGELSSSFDQEAAAVLYARLVVYKLENGGEYSDLLRWIDKSLVKLCSAFGDYAKNDASSFRLSHKFSLLPQFIYHLRRSQFLQVFNCSPDETAFYHHTLLRADVRDSLVMIQPTLVRFKADGSEPEPVLLDSASLTPDSVLLLDAFFYTVIYFGNIAAEWRDANYPRDEYPGVYEMIDGAKEEAAALIADRFPLPRYVTCDEGKSQARFLYSKLNPSENDGKISGGGQMGNFGGDSGTVVHTEDVSLRTFFTHLAKLVVNHSA
- a CDS encoding uncharacterized protein (PKUD0A01490; similar to Saccharomyces cerevisiae YML007W (YAP1) and YDR423C (CAD1); ancestral locus Anc_5.528) encodes the protein MLLSVVCFLYKRVTTIRNQRKMPSTKTQENAAVEKPHSKPGRKALTSEPKNKRTAQNRAAQRAFRERKEKRMKELEEKVQALEKEKMLLANESELLRHQVLTLMKQVKGSQGIDGNHGIDINTNTSVSPEVKLDTSSEAWDTSNDGKSSFYESSSSSVHSNTPVSFGNDYMAKMTTPKESSVGNLELTNKLNNADFKDNYDEQIFCTELSTACGSKSCPIPRGKMEKHGQSISSEYSDSHGPTREKDAKHVPTTYSGSSCQSMTSSSSVTSPEFPSPPSQVKGNVLNHDTSHFSTPFLNDGKVNEGIDSLDNIESPNWNFDFGHFDNKQPSVIPTNRENEMDFLLSTNDFNNNFISKNPAAFQLDPTSAVFVDPVSNDFEVDFDDNAFDELLKIPQGEEEVEVPLALQAGNTSKENIHSGSSKVVDKKEDEETVPDTNGNLIKCSQIWERITTNPRFTDLDIDNLCDELKQKAKCSENGVVVDSADVGKLLQSAIREKQENTQREREVALKRLAIANSSGGSILQGLW
- a CDS encoding uncharacterized protein (PKUD0A01500; Pfam Domains: ACBP(8.7e-17)); the protein is MEVNTDKAFVEAVLVIKSLTDLSKKSNLPRPTIDDRLNLYGLYSQATKGDINSNEPDGNRISEVRKYNAWKAFKGLTRKEARRQYCKYLLDVLKNNYSQEKYPIVSPLRDRLQEMWDMLENHNLSLSIGESVHLGSPILPDSLTQTLTATTTSATTLPPPQPTNGVSFNTPSYNIPPRAQSPAVSLFRMASSGINPSMIRPPSRNHSVSISRKNSVGATNYNNSNSNPLAKASTNIPTDSHHADLTTGNSIQHFNNVVDTDNCAVSSYNVEKHINSLDFLKWQGEINNTLLKISTELANLKYRQISTDTSSKTKLNLENVEQRNFTGSTTLSCGGFISDYKRRNANPNGRENNSNYVSRLAKFVYSKLSALFQRLQNKCILRLQNVNIANASRHILASIIALSILSAFEKLVGRLLRKRYGTFKVGFFDRCRRVFSTYAGAFSTGRLSP
- a CDS encoding uncharacterized protein (PKUD0A01510; similar to Saccharomyces cerevisiae YDR418W (RPL12B) and YEL054C (RPL12A); ancestral locus Anc_5.522), translating into MPPKFDPSEVKYLYLRAVGGEVGASSALAPKIGPLGLSPKKVGEDIAKATKDFKGIKVTVQLKIQNRQATASVVPSASSLVITALKEAPRDRKKDKNVKHSGNIPLDEIFEIARTMREKSFGKTLASVTKEILGTAQSVGCRVDNKPPHDIIEAIDAGAIDVPEN